The following proteins are co-located in the Hevea brasiliensis isolate MT/VB/25A 57/8 chromosome 11, ASM3005281v1, whole genome shotgun sequence genome:
- the LOC131170379 gene encoding probable inactive receptor kinase At2g26730 — MDRIPSKVLLIVIFLIIFPMSNSVEENVKQALAQFMANLSPGNGQNNQNWGWNLTSDPCNDEWVGVSCDSQSQTVKGIVLGEYNFTGTLDASSLCMVKSLAVLSLISNNIVGIIPEEIGNCTSLTHLYIRKNKFVGVIPDALSQLSNLERLDISNNHFSGVISTMSRISGLVSFLAQDNHLSGEIPEFDFVNLQQFNVSNNNFIGQIPDVQGRFDADSFSGNPGLCGKPLLNTCPPLAAPPFAEP, encoded by the coding sequence ATGGATCGAATTCCTTCCAAGGTGCTCCTCATTGTCATCTTTCTAATTATCTTTCCCATGTCAAATTCAGTAGAAGAAAATGTGAAGCAGGCGCTAGCGCAGTTCATGGCTAACCTTTCGCCAGGAAATGGTCAAAATAACCAGAACTGGGGTTGGAACTTGACTTCAGACCCCTGCAACGATGAATGGGTGGGTGTGTCCTGTGACTCGCAGTCGCAAACCGTTAAGGGGATAGTCCTTGGTGAGTACAATTTCACTGGAACTCTTGATGCTTCTTCTTTATGCATGGTGAAGTCTCTTGCAGTCTTGAGCCTCATATCAAACAACATTGTTGGCATTATACCAGAAGAGATTGGAAATTGCACAAGCCTAACTCACTTGTATATAAGAAAGAACAAATTCGTGGGTGTCATTCCTGACGCTCTTTCCCAATTGAGTAACTTGGAAAGGCTCGATATATCAAACAATCACTTCTCTGGTGTGATTTCTACCATGTCTAGAATTTCAGGCCTGGTATCCTTCCTTGCTCAGGACAATCACCTTTCTGGGGAAATACCAGAATTTGATTTCGTCAATCTTCAGCAATTCAATGTCTCTAACAACAATTTCATCGGTCAAATTCCTGATGTCCAAGGTAGGTTTGATGCAGACAGCTTTTCTGGTAATCCTGGACTATGTGGAAAACCATTACTAAACACATGCCCACCTTTAGCTGCACCCCCATTTGCAGAACCATGA